TGTGcagccctctctctccctctctctctctctttctctttattacTTGCCCAAAGGAAAAGTCATGCCCTTCATCAAGTTGTCATATGGTCAATACCCCTAATGTTAGTTAGATAGATCATGGTCAGAGCAAGATCGAAAACAAGTTGGATCATAATCAAAATACAGGACACTAACCACACTATGCATCACTGTAATAAGCTTCCATCTACTTTCATACATGCATGTTGCCCTTTCTCTCCAGCACTACGATGCATGTCTCCGTAATTATCAAGCAATAAACAATCGGGTTTTCTTCTCACCAGTTGTATGATCCACTGGCCCGATGCCATCCAGCAGCACAGAGTGCAGGTGAGGGTGCGTCTTCTCCAGAGCCGTGCAAAACTCTGCGAAATGGTCCCTGTCCTTACTTATCAGTATCTTCAAGAGAAGGTCCACTTTTTCCGAGTTGGAGGAGCAGTTGTGCCCCAGCTCGTAGCGTTCAGACTGGCTGAGGGTCCCGCAGTGAGCCAAAACATCCACGACTTGGCCCGCATCTGTTATCGACTCCACCAAGTTCTGGTAACATTTCTCCAGTAACTCTTTATGTTTGggctccatctcctcctcctcctcctcctcctcctcctcctcctcgctcccCTGCTCCCCTTTTCGGCTTAACGAAACCAGTTTCGGGACAAATCCAGCTTCTTAATCTTTCTGGTTAGTCAAACTTCACTTCGGACTATTTTCGCGAGTAAACGAAACTATCTCGCTCGGCCCAGTTGGGACGGTTCTCAACCCGAATTGGAGGATACACAAGAAGTAGCCATATTTGTTGCCCAAGGCTGTTGACTGCACGAAGATGACAACACATTTTCCCAACCGCCGCTCCGTCCTTCccgagagaaaaaaaagaagaaagacgTCTCTGCCTCTTTAAGCTCCGCTCTGCATACGCTGCGAAGACACTGTCGTCCCGAAATCAAGTTCTTTCGACATGTTGGAAAGTGTAAAAACTCTTCAGGagctctctctgtgtggctACAAACTCCGCCATGTCTCACCGTGCGAGCAGCTGTAGCCCTGTGCCAATCATATTTCCGTGCAATGGACATTTAAGGTAAACGTAGGCGGGGCTTTGTTACAGACGCACCTGGCTCCCCGCCGCTCTCGTTTTCATTTCGAAGAATATTATAAGACGTAATAGAATATTCTTCAAGGTTTTTATAGAGGTCAAGAGTGtgttttttcaggatttttccTACTTTATTTACGTTTTTTTCATGTCGACTTCATAACATTGCTGTTGCATGCAAGTAATAATGAGAAACAGCTTAGAAGTTCTGATGTTCGAGTCCCCCcaaacacaccaccacccctcaattttttttaataaacaccAAAAGAATGCCCAAATTTTCTATTTGGACTTTTCtcattatatttttcttctttcagttaAATGATGAATATGATATTTCTCTAAATTTGattatcatgtaaaaaaaatagaattaaataaaaacaaaaacctgccAGGGAAAGAATTGTGGtgaatcatttcattttcatttttaatttctttggaCCAAAAGTAATCagatttgaatatatttaaatgtttttgttgggtttttgaACATTCTCATACAACTTCAACACTCCAAgttctcatacacacacacacacatataaaagtAAACTCACAAGCAgaacaaaactaacaaaagtCTTATGAATTATTGAATAAGCATCCTGACATtccaatataaataaaattaatcactTGATCTCagaataaatttaaataaataatgttataataatgtTGTTATAAGAACAAGTTTATGACTCAAAGTTGTGGTTACCACTTAAAGGCAtttcttgacatttttatagTGGTCCAGGAATGGTTCCAATAATCAATCAAATTTATTAACTGGGCCCTGTGTGGTGTAGGTTTTCCAACTTATCCACCCAGTGGCTATGTAAATTCTAAGGAAAATCTAAAAATTCTGCCTGTAAATTACCACCCATGTGTACAGTTGGTAATGGTGCAATGTAAACTGTAATCTGTTTTTACAGGATGATTAAAAggataagaaaaagaaaatatttctgttataCAAAATTGTTTGTATAACAAAATGGGGttgttttttcagacttttccttttttttgcttttttttcttgtggaaTACTAGATAGTTTTACCTACCTTACCTCTCCAGGCCTCTATATatcctaaaaaaataaatatttgcttaAACTGATCCTTTCTCTTTGGTTAAACTGATAACAAGTAATAgccacactgacacacaaccTTTGAGGTtatttaaggggtcacaagcctAAAAGTTTGGGCCCAATGCTCTAAAATCATATAATGATTATATATGATCTTCTTGATAGGTCAGTCTGATTGTTGCAATGATGAActctttagtctttttttactctttatgaCTGGTTGACTGAAGTTCTAttagtttttaattataaaataatttgatattgtaggacatttttttattttcaccacCTTTATCTTTTATATCCTACATTATAGGTTTCATACCATGTTACATGTTTAAGTCCCATTGTATCATGCTATACTTCTAAATAAGCATTTGTGCTAAAACTGTACGTGTCCTACTCAGAAATAATGTGTTATCTTTCAGTTGGTGCTCCTATCCTGTAGGTGTAAAATGGAGCAAACAGTTTTTAAGTTGAGCAGTTGCGTAAATATTACAAATTATTACAAATCATGCATTTATTGATTTGGGCTTTGCTTCCCAAATCCTGATCTGTTCAGTGAACCCAGTTATTGTTACCGCACATGCATTATGAGCTTCTGAATAGCCTATAATTTCATTTTGAGGCAAATCCAATAGCTTTTATTGAATAGTTTGCTCTCCCTTTTTTAGAGCAGATTGTATACCTCCGGATCATATAGTTGTCTATTTTTCATCTGGATTGTCCCATGACACATCTGCCCTGCTCTGTGAGCTTTCTTCTGCTCCACATAATCCATCGGACCTCAAAGGAGACAGACATCATGTAAGACTGAAATCCTTAAGAGACAAATTATCTAAAAGGAGACAATGAAATCATATGTAAGATTGTCAATACATCTGTATCTGCACAGATACAGCTGGACTGTAGAGATGCTGAATGTGGAAATCTACTTTGAGCTCATTTACCATAATTGATGACAGTACTCAATATTATTAAAGGGCTTCAGTGGGTTTCCTTTATGAAGATTGCGACTCATCTGGAGTTAGCTGGAGCATAAAGGACCTGGCTTTAAAGCTTAATACGGTACACAGTGTGCCTATACATTTCCCCACTTAAGTTTAAAACAGCTTTAACAATGTAAGTGGTTATGTAACAGCCCGACTAATTTATTTTCCCTGCAGGGAAAATCCATCTGGTGCTCACCAAGAAACCAGTTGGAATGTTTAGGAATTATGTAAATTCCTAAAACCATCATACAAACTTCAAATGATGACTGCTACACCCTTAAAACCTCAAACTcatgctgttgttttcagaTGAAAACATTAAGTTGAAGTGGAAGAGTAACATGCTGTCATCTGGTAGATACTGTGCTGCTCTTCTTCAAAGCCTCTTGAGCTGGACGTATACAGATCGCACCACAAATAAAAGGAACAAGTTGGACAGGTTTTATTCTCCTATTTTGTCAAATATCAGAGGATGAACCCCAAGCCATGCaggctgcagctctgcaggCTGGATAGTGATATCTGCCGCTACATCTCATTATGTGTTGTTCATCTAATCCTCGGGTTTGTAATTTGCTTATATGCACTCATGAAGTTTAAAGCTGGATTATGTCCCCAGCAACCAAATGTCACTTAACCTCACATTCCTCATTGGACGGCTACAGAAAATCCACTGCAAATCAACAATTTGGTCAATACTCGCTTTTACTGATTGTTGAAGTGACAGTATTAAAAAGCCGAGTGAAGAAGGGGATGTGAATTAAGGTAAACTGTGGACTAATCTCAATAGATTCATGGAATtggtttttttctttggaaaatGTTTAATCTATCTGTAAACCTTTTATGGGACAGTGTTGATTTATCTGTCAAAATGCTTCATTTGgatagtttttcatttttgtccttTGTTTATGGGAGTACCGTATCCACAATTTATAAAAATGCACTcataaataatgaattattTAGGCATCCAAGGATTTAAAAGCATGAAATCCAAACATATCTCCAAAGTAAaacataataatttataatttcattttctgacatgaCCAATTTTAAGAAGTTTGCGCAACTTTTCAAGTTTAACTTCAAATCAAAAATCCTTTTAACTGTCATATACGGAGAGAGACAGCTCCAGGGCTGTGATGGGAAGTGTGAGGGCCGAGAGCTAATCAAAGGCTGACCTTCACAGCTCCTGTCTCCTGATGACGCAGTCAGATACTATTGATTGACACTACTTCCACACGCACATGTGTCTGGCATCTCCAATAAGACAACGTAaccctgcgtgtgtgtgtatgcaagtgTGATCAAGTCCCAGAAAGGGTGCAGAGTCCTGCTATCACATCCACATGTTAATAATTAAAGCACTTTGTCTAGAAATAAAGATCAGGGAAGTGTTCTGTCTCTAAAAGTAAAAGCCAGCCAAATGGGAGGCCCCCCTGATTTCCTTTTGACCTATATATTTCAGGATGTATCACGGCAAACAGTCTGCACCagagagaaaatacacaaatatttacATCAAATATTCATCCCTCTTTGTCCTCAGGGCTGGTGGGAGCTTTTCATTTTGAGAGTGTATATGAGAAATAGTGAAGTGAGAAAGGTGTACCAGAAGTGAGGTTCAGTGAAGTCATTTGTCTCTCCATCACATTCCCTCTGAGGCTGCACTTTGAGGCCAGTGAGCAGAACAGAGAGAAGACTTAAAAGACATCCGTGTCTCCAATATGGACACTATTTATAGCCTTGAGAACAGCCCTGAGAATCACTCGTGCTGCAAAGCAAACCTGAACATTTTCTCCCCTCTCACATTATAAAGcaaagcacacatacacagagacatCACTTATATAAGgtggggaggggaaggggggggttGACTCACCCCTCGAAATACAGACCAAGGTGGTGAAAATGAGACTGGCTTTGAAATGCAAATTGCTCATTGTGTGCCGGCTTACAGCAGAAAATCCACAGTCGATGTTTCATGCAAAACACATGATCCCATTTCACAAATACGGATatgccaaaatgtttttttttttttattgaaacgAGTAGTGGCTTACTGTAAGTCTCTGAAGACTATTAAGTGACAAAATGTTAGAAAACTAAAAAGGACATCCATTGATTTTCAAGCATTATCAAGTTACAAGAATGATGGCAGAGTAGAGTTAGTGCAACAGAGATTCTAAATCAGCAGGAAAAACAATCACACGTACATAAGAAATGACACTTCATGTGAACCAAGAGCCCTCTGCTGGCAGTAAAACATACAAACCAGAGAAGGGTACTGacataaaatgtaaacagattATTGAGAACAAAACCATTTAAGGATTATATTTCTATAGCCGTGCCTGTATCAGTATAGATTGTTTGCAAGATAAACCACAGTGAAACACTGAGTAGCTCTAAACAGTTCACACAGCAGCCCCAACAAAAAAGGCACATGATCTGTCTTTAAACTTTGGCTTTTAAGCATTCAGTGAGAGGCAACATTGACTGTAAATGCTGAACAATGATTGGAGATGCTTACATTTCaagaacaaaacacaggaaTTTTGTAAAGCTGATATAAAGTGAATACCTAATTTGCATAGATTTACAAGCAGGAGTATAACTCGGGTTAGTTGGCATAGacacttatttttttatttctgaagttaaaaaaatagTTGAAATTTAATTGTGACCAGTTACACAAGTGCCAAATGATCATATCTATTCTGTGTGAGATTCGGTTATATTTTATTGCCTAAACCTTGCATAATAATCTCGCACGGCTTTGTATACATTTAGTTGAACATAGTTGAAATGCCTGGTAGGGAGGTTAAGTTAGTAACACTGAAATAATATGTGTATACTAAATGTTTTCTTGTATATGTACTTTATATATTAGATAGACTAAACACACTTCCTGAGGGGTGTACTACGAAGAGAGATTAGTTGGTTAGCGAGGTATGTTGAGCCTAAAGCTCAAGGATTTCATTGTCACAAAGGTGGCTCTCTTTTAAACTGgctagatcaccatggtaactgatgctGCAAACATAACCTAGTCAAGAGCAGGTTATGTTCCGAGTTTCGGCTTAAATTGGCTATAAAAAGCATCGCCCTTTCACTAACCACCTGATTTGCTGCCAAGTCTGTATAAcgctgctgctactgcagctattagaacacaGATTAAAAAACTGGTTAGTgtattggtatttatcacagataatacTCAATCTAtgaaattaatttcactttgatttgacCAAAAACTTAAGTGAttatccttcattatgggacagagtcagacctaaatgcacttcttgagtataatgtttaaatctgctgcataaagtttaaagtttaagagctcTGAATGTGGGAGACATTTAGAGTGCATTGAGcggtaaaataaatatattaacttaCAAATTTACACGATCGgcaattttctgccagcattcctctctcGCATTATTTGCAACAACAGTgcttttgctgtgataatgtatttatattcttcatagcTCTCCGTTATAATGACCTGTTCCTCTTGACTGAACTAGGTGGCACACGATTGGTCCATTTTGTGCAGAAGAAGAGTCAAATGACGTGCCAAACGCCCCCTTTTATGAGAATgtgcacagagcctgaagcaggAAGCATGGGTTAACAAAGAAAGTTGATAAGCACCGCCATGATACCAGTTATCTCTGATTGCAagtttagggtttgtcgagccagctcacacaaagaaagcctgggTATATTGAACTTGTTTCGTAGTACACCCCTCTGGTCTGCAGCTTTAGTTTCTTATTTTGTAAAACGTTGTTTTCCCAATTTAATCATAATACAAACTGAAGACTTGTAGTTAAGCATCGGgtctgacatttttaatactTCTCAATAGTGGTTAGAACAGTAATATAACATTTTCACCCACTTTTTTCTTTAGGACTCCACCTTTTACCCAAAAATGATAAAGCTATCTACTGcatcttgaaaaaaatcttcatattaatatatatatttaccatCTGCCAATCACATACTACAATAAAGTGGCAAAATTAACATGTATCTGAATTATACAAAAttaatattgattgattgatagtcATAAGAAAACTAACATTAACGGCATGCATCAGAGGTTGATATAAGGTCCTATAACATTGTTTCAGTGTGGACATGTATAACGTCCTTACAAGAGGTCATCTTCCTTGCCTTTTAGTCACTACCTCCACACAGCTTCAACAGCAGCTTCTTGTAATCCCCGGAGGTATCACCCTGACAAACACAGCAAAGTCAATATTAATTTCAAATGATCctataaatgtatttcaaaaagaggaaaacagttACTGAAGCTATGATAAAATGGGACTTACTGAGATGTCAGTGTACAGTGATTTTCCATAGGCCCTCACATACTCCTGTCTGATGTCCAACATATCCACCTCAGAGCGGGATACCATGATGCGGATCAGGGTTTGGTCCTTGGTGCCTGCTCCCTGTCGACACACCCCAATGTGATACTTAATTGACTGCTTCAGTGAAATGATCTCCTCTACCTCCACAACAACTTcaaagcagcaaatgtttggtttgtgttcATAAGAATAAATGTGATGATGAACAACAGTTGTACCTTCATGGCCTTGTGGAGCCTTTCTGCAAAGTAGGCAGGGGTGTTCCTGATGCATTTCACTGGGAAATAGAAGCAGGTGTTAATGTTGGTCACCGTAACCAAATTGATGAGTCTCCAAAACATACAGGGAAAGACAGAGTGCCACAAAAAAATCTACCCTCCTCCTGATTTCTTCCATTTTTGAACATATCTTATACTAAATTGTTTGAGATCTTCAAACAAAATTGAACGTAAAACAAAGGGAACCTGAGTAAgcacaaaatacagtttttaaatggTAATTTTACTTATTGAAGCAAAAAAGTTATCCAACACCTGTATTGCCCATGTAAAAAAGTAATTTCCCCCTAAATTTAATAGCTGGTTGTGCCACCTTTCGCAGCAACAGCTGCAACCAAACACTTCTGATAACTGGAGACCAGTCTTTCACATCACTGTGGTGGCGTTTTGGCCCATTCCTCTTTGCAGAACTGCCTTAATTCAGCCACATAGTAGAGTTTTTGAGCATGAATCGCCCGTTTAAGGTCCTGCCACAGCATCTCAATGGGATTCAAATCAGGACTTTGACTAGGCCGCTCCAAAACcttaattttgtttcttttgagcCATTCTGAGATGAACTTGGTCTTATGCTTTGGATCATTGTCTTGCTGCATAACCCAGTTGTGCTTGAGCTTCGAATCACAGAGTGACAACCAGACATTCTCCCTCAGGATTTTCTGGTAGAGAGGAGAATTCATGTTTCCCTCAATTATGTCAAGTCGCCCAAACCCTGAAGCAGCAAAGCATCGCCACACTATCACATACCACCACCACTGAGCTTGACTGTAGGTATGATGTTCTTATTGTGGAATCCTATTCTTGGTTTATGCCAGATGTAACGAGACCCTTGTCTTCCAAATAGTTCCACTTTGGACTCTTCCGTCCATGGAACATTCTCCAAAAAGGTTCATCATGGTGTGTTTTGGCAAATTGAGACGAGTCTTCATATTCTTCTGGGTAAGCAGTGGTTTTCACCTTGCCACTCTCTCATGGATGCCATTTTTGGCCAGTGTCTTTCTAATAGTGGAGTAATGAACACTGCCCTCCACTGAGGTGAAAGGGGCCTGCAGATCCTTGGATGCTGTCAACTCTTGTCTGCTTGTTGAGACCTTTTAACCAGCTTCACATTGCTGAAAAAGTTCTATTTAAGTGATGTGTAGATTTAGCAGGCCTGGGTGTGTTTAGTCCAACTGAACCCAATTATAAATGCAGTTTGGTAGAGTAGAGAATTTAGTAACTACAGGGGCAAATACTTTTTCCCATAGGCCCAGTTGCTGTTGGATGACTTTTTTgcttatataaataaaattatcatttaaaaactgtactttgtgtttactcAGGTTGcctttgttttatgttaaattttGTTTGAAGATCTGAAACACTTTAGTATgagatatatataaaaatagaagaaatcAGGAGGAGGGCAGATACTTTTTCATGGCACTGTAATAAGAAGAGGTAAATGAAATGACTCAGACAGTCTAAACACTGACTGGATGAGACAGCATGAGGCACTAATGTACATTCAAATTTAATGCAGCCCAACAATAACTACActagagaaagagaggcagcTGTGGTTCATCGCCAAATTCTTGTAGGCGTGACCTCTTTGAAATAACTTGAAGTCTGACTCAGTTCATTCTACAAAACCCCCAGGATGATTGTCCATCAACAGTTGTATTTTGATGCAACTGTACTGTAGATTCTTAAAAATCTTCCATTTTTAAATGGCAAATTTGGAGAAATGAGCAGCTTCAATCTAGCATTCCACCATTTGTTTTCGACCGATCATCGAGTATTAAAAAAAGCTATTTGGGTCAGCAGCCTGTTTGCATGTGCAAGATATTTTTCGTTCTTTCCAGGAAAGCCTTGTGAAACAAACATTTCGAAGAATGActtcaataaataaacttaaagtaCCAACATGTTTTTGGAAAGCCACTTTAGTTTGGAAACCTCAAGAACGTACCCACAGCCACCATGCCAGACTCCAAATCGCCAGACATTTCCCTGCAGATGCTCTTCTCAATGTCTCTCCCACACATCTGCTGGTACTCCTggaagactaaaaaaaaaaaaagaccagaaTCAGAGGTGAGATGGTTAAAATCATAATATTGGAAAACTTGTGCAAACATATGAGCAATGTGTACCAAAAAAGGTCAACATGTGCAGTTATGACACTGGAAAAACAAGGCAGAAATCTTATTAACTTcaagagacagaagaaggaAAATCATCTTGTGGAAGTACAACAATGTTAAAATTACACACCTGCCCGAAGGTGAGGCTTGCTGCGAGCACAAAGTATGGCATTAAACTGAGACTCATCAGTTCCTACTTTATTTTCCCCAGCAGCATACAGTTtctgttatacacacacacacacaaattaaaagaggaaggaaCATAAAATAAGGGTTGGCAATGCCTTTTGCAAGAATAATATACAACACAACCAACTTTAAACCGGTACCTGTGCATCCTGTTTGGCCAGGGAAATGTcaacagtctctctctcatcacGATTTCCCTGGAAAAAGTAAGACACTCACTAAGAACACTTTACACGGGTGTAGTGCATGGATGTAGTCATTACTTTGTTCATGTGAGCTTATAATTAAATCAGATATAAAATTTGCAGCAGCTACCTGACAGAGAGAGACCAGGAGCCGGCGGAAATGACCGGAGGTGTCATTGCTGATGGCGTCCTCCAGGCTCTTCCCATACTCTGGAAAGAAGGTGAGACtttttagaaaaatacattaatttgtgtaacatttacatttttttcagactAGCTACAGCttgaatgtgaaatatgaacaGTGAACTAACTCAAATTGCAAgtttacattcacattcattATTCTCTCATACTGTGGAGAACAGACTATTAAAAGATCAGAAGCAAAGTGCGAATGAATCGGAACTAACCAGCTTTGTAGACTTTGGTGATTTCACAAATCTCAGCATTGGAACGTGATGAAAGAATCTCAATCAGACACGCTTCATCAGTTCCTGCAccctgaaaaacacaacaaaacaaaacaaaaacaaagtcttAGAAAGACATTCAATGACAAACTTTCTTCATTGAGTAAATATGGTGAACATTCATCGGTTATCAGCCATGACTCAAGTTTCAACTTGTTTGACCTTCACTTGCatttaaagattttcttttcccctctttACCTAATTACATAATGTGTCACACAATGTGGTTTGGTTTATTGAGGCAGTGACTCAAGCCTTTAACCTTTATAGCCTCGCGGAGTTCAGCTGCATCAAAGTACGCTGGTCTCATCAACATGGCAAGAACCACTTTTTCAAAGTGTCCAGTAAGCTCAGACTTCAGATCATGGAATAAATcctgagacaaaaacatgaaataaaaaacaaaaacatgagagCACGGTCAGATATAATTATCATATGTAGGCCATGAGAGCTAACAGAGCCTTCTCATACCTTCCCATAAGTTGTTTTGTAGCCTGCTACCATTGGAACCCTCTGCTTGTTGGTACGACTTCCCAGAAGTTCAATAATGGCGTTTTCATCAGTGCCTGTTCAAGATGTTTATTAGAATCAGTCAATGATGTGTAAAAGGGTGAATGAGCAAATCAAGTGCCCATCATAGACTTATTTTGATTCATAGTCAAATGAACATCATATACTGACCAAAACCCTTCATAGCCTTTCGAAGAACTTCAACATCCCTCAGTGGATCAGCCCCAGGAAAGTCTTTAATAGAGCCCCTGTACCCTTTCTATAAATAGAAGATAAAATACTGCAGTTACATAGGTGTGTTTTGCTGT
This sequence is a window from Thunnus albacares chromosome 20, fThuAlb1.1, whole genome shotgun sequence. Protein-coding genes within it:
- the LOC122971169 gene encoding annexin A4-like is translated as MSYPGYPPQSGGYPPQAGGYPPQPGAYPPQAGGYPPAAGGYPPAAGGYPPAAGGYPPQAGGFPPQAGGYPPAAGGYPPAAGGYPPQAGGYPAPAGGFPPQAGGYPPQPGAGGYPSMPPAGGGWGAAPGGYGAPGGAQQGYPGGPAPGQQPMPNYPGAPTTNPSMPGHGSGAPSHQQAPAIPKGYRGSIKDFPGADPLRDVEVLRKAMKGFGTDENAIIELLGSRTNKQRVPMVAGYKTTYGKDLFHDLKSELTGHFEKVVLAMLMRPAYFDAAELREAIKGAGTDEACLIEILSSRSNAEICEITKVYKAEYGKSLEDAISNDTSGHFRRLLVSLCQGNRDERETVDISLAKQDAQKLYAAGENKVGTDESQFNAILCARSKPHLRAVFQEYQQMCGRDIEKSICREMSGDLESGMVAVVKCIRNTPAYFAERLHKAMKGAGTKDQTLIRIMVSRSEVDMLDIRQEYVRAYGKSLYTDISGDTSGDYKKLLLKLCGGSD